The Sulfolobus acidocaldarius DSM 639 genome has a window encoding:
- the bluB gene encoding 5,6-dimethylbenzimidazole synthase: MDLYEAIKKRRDVRSYYRKDPIPDEVLAKILMAAHLAPSVGFSQPWNFIIIRDIEKRKKIKELVQKERENFRQQLSEERKEIFDRIKIEAILDTPINIAVTCDPQRFGPNVLGRSTMPYLCQYSTVLAIENLWLASTAEGIGVGWVSFFHKEDVKRILNIPDSVDLVAYLTLGYVTHFPDRPELEEKGWLKRLPLEDLVFEDEYGKRPSDNMVLAIKNVKL, translated from the coding sequence ATGGACCTATATGAGGCTATTAAGAAGAGAAGAGACGTAAGGAGTTACTATAGGAAAGATCCCATACCTGATGAAGTCTTAGCAAAAATTTTAATGGCTGCACACTTAGCACCATCTGTAGGTTTTTCTCAGCCGTGGAACTTCATAATTATCAGAGATATAGAAAAAAGGAAGAAGATAAAAGAGCTCGTCCAGAAGGAGAGGGAAAACTTTAGACAACAACTAAGTGAGGAGAGAAAAGAGATTTTTGATAGGATAAAAATAGAGGCAATACTAGATACACCAATTAACATAGCAGTAACATGTGACCCACAAAGGTTTGGTCCTAATGTATTAGGTAGAAGTACTATGCCTTACTTATGTCAATATAGTACCGTTTTGGCGATCGAAAACCTATGGTTAGCATCTACTGCAGAAGGTATAGGAGTAGGTTGGGTAAGTTTCTTCCATAAAGAAGACGTAAAGAGAATTTTAAATATTCCTGATTCAGTGGACTTAGTAGCTTACCTCACGTTAGGTTATGTAACTCATTTTCCGGACAGACCTGAACTAGAGGAAAAGGGATGGCTCAAAAGGTTACCATTAGAGGATTTAGTATTTGAAGACGAATACGGAAAGAGACCATCAGATAACATGGTATTGGCAATCAAGAACGTGAAACTTTGA
- a CDS encoding 3-isopropylmalate dehydratase small subunit: MIIEAKVLKFGDKIDTDIIIPAKYLKYTDPQYLAQHAMEPLDPEFYKKASSGVIIVAGKVFGMGSSREQAAMALKAAGVKAIIAESFARIFFRNAINNGLPVITLQNATKEINQGDLVRVNVETGEIVVNGSKVLKGKGISGMPLEILITGGLITYLKKAS, encoded by the coding sequence ATGATAATAGAAGCTAAAGTCCTAAAATTTGGAGACAAAATAGATACAGACATTATTATTCCCGCCAAGTACCTAAAGTATACTGATCCACAGTATTTAGCCCAGCATGCGATGGAACCATTAGATCCAGAGTTCTATAAGAAAGCCTCTTCAGGAGTGATAATTGTAGCAGGGAAGGTATTCGGAATGGGATCCTCCAGAGAACAGGCTGCAATGGCTCTTAAGGCTGCGGGAGTAAAGGCAATAATAGCAGAATCATTTGCCAGAATTTTCTTCAGAAACGCTATTAATAACGGACTACCTGTAATAACACTTCAGAACGCTACGAAAGAGATCAATCAGGGTGACCTAGTAAGAGTAAATGTTGAGACAGGGGAAATCGTAGTTAACGGAAGTAAAGTATTGAAGGGTAAGGGCATTTCAGGAATGCCATTAGAGATATTGATAACTGGTGGACTTATAACGTACCTGAAGAAAGCCTCTTAA
- a CDS encoding 3-isopropylmalate dehydratase large subunit, with translation MPQTLTEKILSRASGKNVSPGDVTEIKVDLVAFHDLTGYHVIEVMEDVGTLKVFDREKLVIAFDHLAPPPDVRSAEIQGQIRNFVKKTSVPNFYDINSGILHQIMIERYANPGQVIVAADSHTSTSGAVGAFAQGLGASDVAAAVITGKTWVMVPQPFKITLEGKPARWINGKDIALKILGDFKADYFNGMSLEIFVKEPSAVPMDFRATVSNMGIEMNADALMFVPDQETFNYIKTARGYEPQMVTPDSDAKYVDEYNIDLSKLDPLVAAPHSVDNVKSVNEVEGTPVDQVFIGSCTNGRISDLEMAAKILKGKKVKTRTIVIPASYQLFKKALELGYVQTLADAGAIITYGTCGPCLGGHFGIAGPGETIISTSSRNFKGRMGSPDAKVYLSGPAVAAATALEGKITDPRRL, from the coding sequence ATGCCACAAACTCTTACGGAAAAAATATTAAGTAGGGCTTCAGGTAAAAATGTCTCTCCAGGAGATGTAACAGAAATAAAAGTAGATCTGGTCGCATTTCATGATTTAACTGGATATCATGTCATAGAAGTAATGGAAGATGTGGGAACTCTCAAAGTATTTGATAGAGAGAAGTTAGTTATAGCTTTCGACCACCTAGCACCACCCCCAGATGTAAGGAGTGCAGAAATTCAAGGGCAAATTAGAAACTTCGTAAAGAAAACATCAGTGCCTAACTTCTATGATATAAACTCAGGAATATTACACCAGATAATGATCGAGAGGTATGCTAATCCTGGTCAGGTTATAGTAGCAGCAGATAGTCACACCAGCACATCAGGTGCTGTTGGGGCATTCGCGCAAGGTTTAGGAGCAAGTGACGTAGCAGCAGCAGTTATAACTGGAAAGACATGGGTAATGGTTCCACAGCCATTTAAGATAACACTGGAGGGAAAGCCAGCCAGATGGATAAATGGTAAGGATATAGCCCTTAAGATTTTAGGGGACTTTAAGGCTGATTACTTTAACGGAATGTCTCTTGAGATTTTCGTGAAAGAGCCCTCAGCCGTACCAATGGACTTCAGAGCTACAGTCTCTAATATGGGTATTGAAATGAATGCAGATGCATTGATGTTTGTTCCAGACCAGGAAACATTCAACTACATAAAGACAGCTAGAGGATATGAGCCACAGATGGTGACTCCTGATTCAGATGCAAAATATGTTGATGAATATAATATTGATCTATCTAAATTAGACCCTCTAGTTGCTGCTCCTCATAGTGTAGATAACGTAAAGAGCGTAAATGAGGTAGAAGGTACACCAGTAGATCAAGTTTTCATAGGATCTTGCACCAACGGAAGAATAAGCGATCTTGAGATGGCAGCTAAGATATTGAAAGGAAAGAAAGTTAAAACAAGAACAATTGTGATTCCAGCCTCTTATCAGCTGTTCAAGAAAGCATTAGAGCTAGGTTATGTGCAGACGTTAGCTGATGCTGGGGCTATAATAACTTATGGGACATGCGGTCCATGTTTAGGAGGACACTTTGGTATAGCGGGTCCAGGAGAGACAATAATCTCAACAAGTTCAAGAAACTTCAAAGGAAGAATGGGAAGTCCTGACGCAAAAGTCTATCTATCAGGACCCGCAGTGGCTGCGGCTACCGCATTAGAAGGTAAAATAACTGACCCGAGGAGATTATAA